A stretch of Acidobacteriota bacterium DNA encodes these proteins:
- the recG gene encoding ATP-dependent DNA helicase RecG has protein sequence MSADVLSQPLQFVKGVGPRRAADLQRAGLITVEDLLLRFPLRYEDRARLMPIAGLRPGMTATVVGEVLSSGIRPTRRPGFRLFEVVVRDASGAVRAVFPNQSFLKDVFHPQQQVVLFGPLEYRGSGLQFSNPEYEIVRGDADDPEDAQVHTGRIVPIYEKVGSMTTRMQRSLMHQLMAALPQDLGDPVPASVRQALSLPTRRDAILQTHFPPAGVPVDALNAFRTEAQRRLIFEEFFLFQAGMVLRKRQQAQYLKARPVVVDDRIRAAARKVLPFKLTDGQKVALREIVTDMQRAAPMHRLLQGDVGAGKTIVALLAALVAMENGFQVAFMAPTEILADQHYMTIRRLLEPSRFRVASLTGSLTAAKKRAALAEITSGTTHMVVGTHALVEGAVEFRDLGLVVIDEQHRFGVVQRATLRGKGQHPDVLVMTATPIPRTLALTAFGDLDTSVIRELPPGRQPIRTVAKPESRRDDIYRMVRNELEQGRQAYVIYPLVEESEKVDLRAATEMAQTLQNDVFPEYRVALLHGKMKSDEKDQVMGAFARGDVHVLAATTVVEVGVDVANATIMVVEHAERFGLSQLHQLRGRVGRGAHASTCVLVYQAPLTDQGHARIDALVETTDGFVIAERDLEIRGPGDFFGTRQSGLPTLRVGDLVRDHVLMEEARREAVAWLDDTTEAKPLVDYLTANWAQRFGLVAVG, from the coding sequence ATGTCTGCCGACGTCTTGTCGCAACCCCTGCAGTTCGTCAAAGGCGTGGGCCCGCGACGTGCCGCCGACCTCCAGCGCGCCGGCCTCATCACGGTCGAAGATCTGCTCCTGAGATTCCCGCTCCGTTATGAAGATCGCGCGCGGCTGATGCCCATCGCCGGCTTGCGTCCGGGCATGACCGCAACGGTCGTCGGCGAAGTTTTGTCATCGGGCATCCGTCCCACCCGTCGTCCGGGGTTTCGCCTCTTCGAAGTGGTGGTCCGCGATGCGAGTGGCGCCGTGCGGGCGGTGTTTCCGAATCAGTCGTTCCTGAAAGACGTGTTCCATCCGCAACAGCAGGTGGTGCTGTTTGGTCCGCTCGAGTACCGGGGCAGCGGGCTGCAGTTCAGCAATCCCGAGTACGAGATCGTCCGGGGCGACGCCGACGATCCCGAGGATGCCCAGGTGCACACCGGGCGCATCGTGCCGATCTACGAGAAGGTCGGCTCGATGACCACCCGCATGCAGCGGTCGCTCATGCACCAGTTGATGGCCGCGTTGCCCCAGGACCTGGGTGACCCGGTGCCTGCGAGCGTGCGCCAGGCGTTATCACTGCCCACGCGTCGCGACGCGATTCTACAGACGCACTTTCCTCCAGCCGGCGTGCCGGTAGACGCGCTCAACGCCTTTCGCACCGAAGCGCAGCGCCGGCTCATCTTTGAGGAGTTCTTTCTGTTCCAGGCCGGCATGGTGCTGCGCAAACGGCAGCAGGCGCAGTACCTCAAGGCGCGGCCCGTGGTGGTGGACGATCGGATTCGCGCGGCGGCACGCAAAGTGCTGCCGTTCAAACTCACCGACGGCCAGAAAGTGGCGTTGCGCGAGATTGTCACCGACATGCAACGGGCCGCACCGATGCATCGGCTGTTGCAAGGTGACGTCGGAGCCGGCAAGACCATCGTGGCCCTGCTGGCGGCGCTTGTGGCGATGGAAAACGGATTCCAGGTGGCGTTCATGGCGCCCACAGAGATCCTGGCGGACCAGCACTACATGACCATTCGCCGGTTGCTTGAGCCCTCGCGGTTTCGTGTGGCGTCGCTCACCGGCAGCCTGACCGCCGCGAAAAAACGCGCGGCATTGGCAGAGATCACGAGCGGCACCACACACATGGTGGTGGGCACCCACGCGCTCGTGGAAGGGGCCGTGGAATTTCGCGACCTCGGGCTGGTGGTGATCGACGAGCAGCACCGGTTCGGCGTGGTGCAGCGCGCCACGTTGCGCGGCAAGGGCCAGCACCCCGACGTGCTCGTGATGACGGCCACGCCCATTCCGCGGACGCTCGCGCTCACGGCGTTCGGCGATCTGGATACGTCCGTGATTCGTGAGTTGCCGCCAGGCCGCCAGCCGATTCGCACGGTCGCCAAGCCCGAATCGCGGCGCGACGATATCTACCGGATGGTGCGCAATGAACTCGAACAGGGCCGGCAGGCCTATGTGATTTATCCACTGGTGGAGGAGTCTGAGAAGGTGGACCTGCGCGCGGCCACCGAAATGGCGCAGACGCTGCAGAACGACGTGTTCCCGGAATACCGTGTGGCCTTGCTCCACGGCAAGATGAAGTCTGACGAGAAGGACCAGGTGATGGGCGCGTTCGCCCGCGGCGACGTCCACGTGCTGGCGGCCACGACCGTGGTTGAAGTGGGCGTGGACGTGGCCAACGCCACGATCATGGTCGTGGAACATGCCGAGCGGTTTGGCCTCTCGCAACTGCATCAGTTGCGTGGGCGCGTCGGTCGCGGCGCGCATGCGTCCACGTGTGTGTTGGTCTATCAGGCGCCGCTGACCGATCAGGGCCACGCGCGCATCGATGCGCTGGTGGAAACCACCGACGGCTTTGTCATTGCTGAGCGCGATCTTGAAATTCGCGGCCCCGGCGATTTCTTCGGTACGCGCCAGTCCGGCCTGCCGACCCTGCGCGTGGGTGACCTCGTTCGTGATCACGTGCTCATGGAAGAAGCGCGGCGTGAGGCCGTGGCCTGGCTGGACGACACCACTGAGGCGAAGCCTCTGGTGGACTACCTCACGGCCAACTGGGCACAGCGCTTCGGCCTTGTGGCGGTCGGATAG
- a CDS encoding sigma-70 family RNA polymerase sigma factor, translating into MAEQMPAWSTGRETEAMAQDVTAPATTLDLAAAEDRVLVAAFLAGSQDAFQVIVTRHQRAVYQVCYRFVRNHEDASDLAQDVFVRAFKGLKNFKGDSALSTWLYRVGVNCCLNKIAARRPDTEPLLEARHVDPRSDDPFRAVARSEKATEVRRAIAQLPPRQRATLLLRVYQELSHEEIAGILGGTVGATKANFFHALSNLKRLLQS; encoded by the coding sequence GTGGCTGAACAGATGCCGGCCTGGAGCACAGGCAGGGAGACCGAGGCCATGGCGCAGGACGTGACCGCGCCTGCGACCACGCTGGATCTGGCGGCCGCCGAAGACCGGGTCCTGGTGGCCGCGTTTCTCGCGGGCAGTCAGGACGCGTTCCAGGTCATCGTGACCCGCCACCAGCGAGCGGTGTATCAGGTCTGCTACCGCTTCGTCCGTAATCACGAGGATGCGTCAGACCTGGCCCAGGACGTGTTCGTGCGCGCGTTCAAGGGCCTGAAAAATTTCAAGGGCGACTCCGCGCTGAGCACATGGCTCTATCGGGTCGGTGTGAACTGCTGCCTGAACAAGATCGCGGCCAGGCGCCCCGACACCGAGCCGCTTCTTGAGGCGCGGCACGTGGACCCGCGTTCAGACGATCCGTTCCGCGCCGTGGCTCGGAGCGAGAAGGCCACCGAGGTCAGGCGCGCCATCGCGCAACTACCGCCCCGGCAACGCGCCACGCTGCTCTTGAGGGTGTACCAGGAACTGTCGCATGAAGAGATTGCGGGAATCCTCGGCGGCACAGTCGGCGCCACCAAGGCAAACTTCTTTCACGCACTCAGTAATTTGAAACGGCTGCTGCAATCATGA
- the lexA gene encoding transcriptional repressor LexA gives MREGRQDIDGVFPETHDVDRPRSEGRQCENPLTFAFLLHTVGPVQPLTKRQREILDYLQEFIQQHGYAPSLEEVGRRFGLSSLATVHKHLTNLEEKGCIRRLWNRSRSVELLTARTGQRAVELPMLGYVAAGLPIEAVTGNETIAVPEDLVGRRDTYVLKVKGDSMIDEQIRDGDYVIVEDRKTAENGEMVIALLGGADVTLKKFYRENGRVRLQPANPAMQPMIVDAALVQLQGVVVGVMRKY, from the coding sequence ATGCGGGAGGGTCGCCAGGACATCGACGGAGTTTTCCCCGAAACCCACGACGTCGATCGGCCCCGGTCCGAGGGGCGGCAGTGTGAGAATCCGTTGACTTTCGCCTTTCTTTTGCATACAGTCGGCCCCGTGCAGCCTCTCACCAAACGCCAACGCGAGATTCTCGACTACCTTCAGGAATTCATCCAGCAGCACGGTTATGCACCGAGTCTGGAGGAAGTCGGCCGCAGGTTCGGCCTCTCTTCGCTCGCGACGGTGCACAAGCATCTCACCAACCTCGAGGAAAAGGGATGCATTCGGCGCCTCTGGAACCGCAGCCGGTCGGTGGAGTTGCTCACCGCCCGCACGGGTCAGCGCGCCGTAGAGCTGCCCATGCTCGGTTACGTTGCGGCCGGTCTTCCTATCGAAGCCGTCACCGGCAACGAGACGATTGCCGTGCCCGAAGACCTGGTCGGACGTCGCGACACGTATGTGCTGAAGGTCAAGGGCGACTCGATGATCGATGAGCAGATTCGCGACGGCGACTACGTCATCGTCGAAGACCGCAAGACTGCCGAAAACGGCGAGATGGTCATCGCGCTGCTCGGCGGAGCCGACGTCACCCTGAAGAAGTTTTACCGCGAGAACGGCCGCGTGCGTCTGCAGCCAGCCAACCCGGCGATGCAGCCGATGATTGTGGATGCGGCACTGGTTCAATTGCAGGGCGTGGTCGTCGGAGTCATGAGAAAGTACTGA
- the nth gene encoding endonuclease III, which translates to MKDAVAVFDKLDVQHPNAWTELHFTNPYELLAATILSAQCTDARVNQVTPALFKKYPTPARLAKADVAELETMIQPTGFFRMKTRSLIGMASAVVDAHGGEIPSDMDALVALPGVGRKTANVVRGHAFNLPGLPVDRHVLRVATRIGLISAKAGEDAVKAEKRLMTLLPPDRWTRASDTLILHGRRICKPKPLCERCAIRASCAYYRRQ; encoded by the coding sequence ATGAAGGACGCGGTTGCGGTTTTTGACAAGCTCGACGTCCAGCATCCGAATGCGTGGACGGAACTCCATTTCACAAATCCCTACGAGTTGCTGGCCGCCACGATTCTGTCTGCGCAGTGCACTGACGCGCGGGTGAATCAGGTCACGCCTGCCCTCTTCAAGAAATATCCGACACCGGCGAGACTGGCGAAAGCGGATGTGGCCGAGCTCGAGACCATGATCCAGCCCACCGGGTTCTTTCGCATGAAGACGAGGAGCCTCATCGGCATGGCCAGTGCCGTGGTGGACGCACATGGCGGCGAGATTCCGTCGGACATGGACGCGCTGGTCGCCCTGCCTGGCGTGGGACGAAAGACCGCCAACGTCGTGCGGGGTCACGCCTTTAACCTCCCGGGGCTGCCCGTTGACCGGCACGTGCTCCGGGTGGCCACCCGCATTGGACTCATCTCCGCCAAGGCCGGTGAAGACGCGGTCAAGGCGGAGAAGCGCCTGATGACCCTGCTGCCGCCAGACCGATGGACACGCGCGTCGGACACGCTCATCCTGCACGGCCGGCGCATCTGCAAGCCGAAGCCGCTGTGCGAGCGTTGCGCGATTCGGGCGTCTTGCGCGTACTATCGAAGGCAATGA
- a CDS encoding metallopeptidase family protein, producing the protein MTSEDFPPAQFQRLVDEAIASLPQRFRDAMVNMAIVVEDEPTLDQLREVEVEPPDTIYGLYEGTPLPERQWAHGNVLPDKISLFRLPILEDSLDEDDVVVGIGETLIHEVGHYFGLNEEEIMEIEEKYWRGEDEGA; encoded by the coding sequence ATGACCTCCGAAGACTTCCCTCCCGCCCAGTTCCAGCGCCTTGTTGACGAAGCGATTGCCTCGCTCCCCCAACGCTTCCGCGATGCGATGGTGAACATGGCCATCGTGGTGGAGGACGAGCCCACCCTCGATCAACTCCGCGAAGTGGAAGTGGAACCGCCCGACACCATCTACGGGCTGTACGAAGGCACGCCGCTCCCCGAGCGCCAGTGGGCCCACGGCAACGTCCTGCCCGACAAGATCTCGCTCTTCCGCCTGCCCATCCTCGAAGACAGTCTCGATGAAGACGACGTGGTGGTTGGTATCGGCGAGACGCTGATTCACGAAGTGGGCCACTACTTCGGTCTCAACGAAGAAGAGATCATGGAGATCGAAGAAAAGTACTGGCGCGGCGAAGACGAAGGCGCCTGA
- a CDS encoding PQQ-binding-like beta-propeller repeat protein — translation MSQITRRSVCVAIATMASVGALWAGPNWPGWRGADSSGVSDESALPVAWTPTSGIAWKTPIPGRAHSSPIVWGDRIFLTTAIEGDVIPDHTPLKHVIEGSEWRSPDATGGNKRHTFQVLALDAKTGKILWTRTSYEGPVYDDRHSRGSYAAPTPVTDGARVYAYFGSEGLYAYRFDGTPVWNRKLGNVAGLSVGVSTSPVLFGNLVIIQADEDNGDTSFIAAIDGTTGRDVWRVARPKMPISWATPLLTSAGGRPELVTTTDTRIVAYDPRTGRELWSEPGLESYAVPSPVAAGTMVIIATGNPKKITIGLRLGAVPEGQARRVWEYRKGSAYVVSPTAYGDQVYITSDGGITTALDAKTGALIYEGGRPPVASTFMSSPVAYAGHLFMTNEEGDTFVITAGPTHAVVRTNSVGEPVFASPALANGTVYIRGLKHLFAIR, via the coding sequence ATGTCCCAGATCACCCGGCGGTCAGTGTGCGTGGCCATCGCGACGATGGCCAGTGTTGGGGCGCTGTGGGCCGGTCCCAACTGGCCCGGCTGGCGCGGCGCGGACTCGAGCGGCGTCTCTGATGAGAGCGCACTGCCGGTGGCCTGGACACCCACGTCGGGCATTGCGTGGAAGACGCCGATTCCCGGGCGCGCCCACTCGTCGCCGATCGTCTGGGGTGACCGCATATTTCTGACCACGGCCATCGAAGGCGACGTGATTCCCGATCACACCCCGCTTAAACACGTGATTGAAGGATCCGAGTGGAGAAGCCCCGACGCGACGGGCGGAAACAAACGCCATACGTTCCAGGTGCTTGCCCTGGACGCCAAGACGGGGAAGATCCTGTGGACGCGAACTTCGTACGAGGGGCCCGTGTATGACGACCGGCACTCCAGGGGGTCGTATGCCGCGCCCACACCCGTCACCGACGGCGCTCGGGTGTACGCCTACTTCGGGAGCGAAGGCCTGTACGCCTACAGGTTTGACGGCACGCCCGTGTGGAACCGGAAGCTCGGCAATGTGGCGGGCCTGAGCGTCGGCGTGAGCACGTCACCGGTGCTGTTCGGAAATCTCGTGATCATTCAGGCCGATGAGGATAACGGTGACACGTCGTTCATCGCGGCCATCGATGGCACCACGGGTCGCGACGTGTGGCGCGTGGCGCGGCCGAAGATGCCGATCAGTTGGGCCACACCGTTGCTGACGTCGGCGGGGGGGCGACCCGAACTGGTCACCACCACCGACACGCGCATCGTGGCGTACGATCCCAGGACCGGCCGTGAATTATGGAGTGAGCCCGGCCTGGAGAGTTACGCCGTGCCGTCGCCGGTGGCCGCCGGGACCATGGTGATCATTGCGACCGGCAATCCGAAGAAGATCACGATCGGGCTCCGTCTCGGTGCTGTGCCCGAGGGGCAAGCCAGACGGGTGTGGGAATATCGGAAGGGGTCGGCCTACGTGGTGTCGCCGACTGCGTACGGCGACCAGGTCTACATTACGTCCGACGGCGGAATCACGACGGCGCTGGACGCAAAGACTGGCGCGCTGATCTACGAAGGCGGCCGCCCGCCGGTGGCCTCGACGTTCATGTCGTCACCAGTGGCGTACGCCGGGCACCTCTTCATGACCAACGAAGAGGGCGATACGTTTGTGATCACGGCCGGCCCCACGCATGCGGTGGTCCGCACCAACAGCGTTGGTGAGCCGGTGTTTGCGTCCCCCGCGTTGGCCAACGGCACGGTCTACATCCGTGGCCTCAAGCACCTCTTCGCGATTCGTTGA
- the rsmA gene encoding 16S rRNA (adenine(1518)-N(6)/adenine(1519)-N(6))-dimethyltransferase RsmA: protein MNTRAPIRPHTGHRPRKRFGQHFLADAWAAKVVKTIDVQPQDVLLEIGPGAGAITMPLAATGAPILAVEIDRDLAGDLAGRVPPNVSLITADFLRTDVVSYLTALQPSRPPSTGTEPVAPRRFRVVGNLPYNISSPILFRLIELSRAHAIFTDATLMVQREVADRLVAKPSTKAYGVLSVFAQIYADIERKLDLPPTAFSPPPKVRSSVVRLTFRRSPVRIVDELVFQQVVKTAFMQRRKMLSNALKHFDATAPAVLALAGIDGKRRPETLTLAEFAKLTELFVSVRSSR from the coding sequence GTGAACACCCGCGCGCCCATCCGTCCCCACACCGGCCATCGTCCCCGCAAACGTTTTGGCCAGCACTTCCTGGCGGATGCGTGGGCGGCGAAGGTGGTCAAGACGATCGACGTCCAGCCACAGGATGTGCTCCTTGAGATCGGCCCAGGGGCGGGCGCGATCACCATGCCGCTTGCAGCCACCGGCGCACCGATCCTGGCCGTGGAAATTGACCGTGACCTGGCGGGCGATCTCGCAGGTCGCGTGCCGCCGAACGTCAGTCTGATCACCGCCGACTTCCTGCGGACCGACGTCGTGTCGTACCTCACCGCCCTTCAGCCCAGCCGCCCTCCCTCCACGGGCACGGAGCCTGTCGCGCCTCGCCGCTTTCGTGTCGTCGGCAATCTGCCCTACAACATTTCGTCACCGATCCTGTTCCGGCTCATCGAACTGTCGCGGGCGCACGCCATCTTCACGGACGCCACGCTCATGGTGCAGCGTGAAGTGGCCGATCGGCTGGTGGCCAAGCCCAGCACCAAGGCCTACGGCGTCCTGAGTGTCTTCGCGCAAATCTACGCAGACATTGAACGCAAACTCGACCTGCCCCCAACGGCGTTCTCGCCGCCGCCGAAGGTTCGCTCCAGCGTCGTGCGGCTCACCTTCCGGCGTAGTCCCGTGCGCATCGTCGACGAACTCGTGTTCCAGCAGGTGGTCAAGACGGCGTTCATGCAACGGCGAAAGATGCTGTCGAATGCCCTCAAGCACTTCGACGCGACCGCACCGGCCGTGCTGGCGCTCGCCGGCATTGACGGTAAGCGCCGGCCCGAAACGCTGACACTGGCGGAGTTCGCCAAGCTGACTGAGTTGTTTGTTTCAGTGCGCTCGTCGCGCTGA
- a CDS encoding ribonuclease J: MMTAQSTAVGAPAVEVIPIGGLGEFGMNMMLVSCGDTALLVDAGVMFPEPELFGVDLVIPDVATLDMYKGRIAALILTHGHEDHIGAVPYVMPHFDGPVYGSPFTLAMVTPKLDEHGVDYEGRLIPVAPRQRIEIGPFTIEFLRVTHSIPDAMALAIHTPQGVIIHTGDFKIDQTPLDGQRFDLHRLAELGAQGVLALFGDSTNADTPGVTGSDRDVIPGFEEIFSSAPGKIIVASFSTSIFRMQVLVDMADQFERKVAFVGRGMVRNSETALRLGALRMPGGLQIADSDVRDYHPQDILCLCTGSQGEPMAALPRIAIDDHRHVKIEDDDVVVFSARAIPGNEKAIGRVMNHLAKRGAEIITDGMKHVHVSGHGSAEELKLVLSLVQPRVFVPIHGEYRQLAQHARLARAVCPATSVQMLEDGDVLRFDGTEAKVVGRIQTGRVLVDGTRMGEVGDEVLRDRRHLAGDGLIVAVVAINGQTGALERAPEVIARGMATDPRLDDLLRDAPALLTSALGEAPRDERTDPGLVKERIRLEVQRMFRRRAGRRPMVLPVVMEM, encoded by the coding sequence ATGATGACGGCTCAGAGTACTGCTGTCGGCGCGCCTGCCGTCGAGGTCATCCCAATCGGGGGCCTCGGTGAGTTCGGCATGAACATGATGCTCGTCTCCTGCGGGGATACGGCCCTGCTGGTGGACGCCGGTGTCATGTTTCCAGAGCCTGAACTCTTCGGGGTCGATTTGGTGATCCCGGATGTTGCAACGCTCGACATGTACAAAGGCCGCATCGCGGCCCTCATTCTCACGCACGGTCACGAGGACCACATCGGCGCCGTGCCGTATGTGATGCCCCACTTCGACGGCCCGGTCTACGGGTCGCCGTTCACACTCGCCATGGTCACGCCCAAGCTCGACGAACATGGCGTGGACTACGAGGGCCGTCTGATTCCGGTCGCGCCACGACAGCGCATCGAGATCGGGCCATTCACGATCGAGTTCCTGCGCGTCACCCACAGCATTCCCGACGCGATGGCGCTCGCCATCCACACGCCACAGGGCGTGATCATCCACACGGGCGACTTCAAGATCGATCAGACGCCCCTGGATGGACAGCGCTTCGATCTTCACCGGCTCGCCGAGCTTGGCGCGCAGGGCGTGCTCGCCTTGTTTGGCGACAGCACCAACGCCGACACCCCGGGCGTCACCGGCTCCGATCGCGATGTCATCCCCGGGTTCGAGGAAATTTTCAGCAGCGCGCCGGGCAAGATCATCGTGGCGTCGTTCTCCACGTCCATCTTCCGGATGCAGGTCCTGGTGGACATGGCCGATCAGTTTGAACGCAAGGTGGCGTTTGTCGGCCGCGGGATGGTGCGCAACTCTGAGACGGCCCTGCGTCTGGGCGCCCTCCGCATGCCGGGCGGGCTTCAAATCGCCGACAGCGACGTCCGCGACTACCATCCGCAGGACATCCTCTGCCTCTGCACGGGGTCACAGGGCGAACCCATGGCCGCGCTGCCCCGCATCGCCATCGACGACCATCGTCACGTCAAAATTGAAGACGATGACGTGGTGGTGTTTTCGGCCAGGGCCATTCCGGGCAACGAAAAAGCCATCGGCCGGGTGATGAACCACCTGGCGAAGCGCGGCGCCGAAATCATCACCGACGGCATGAAACACGTGCACGTTTCCGGCCACGGGTCCGCCGAAGAGCTGAAACTGGTGCTTTCCCTGGTGCAGCCCCGGGTTTTCGTGCCGATACATGGAGAGTACCGGCAACTCGCCCAGCACGCCCGCCTGGCCAGGGCGGTGTGCCCGGCGACCTCGGTGCAGATGCTGGAGGACGGCGATGTCCTGCGCTTTGATGGGACCGAAGCGAAAGTCGTGGGGCGGATTCAGACCGGGCGGGTCCTTGTGGATGGCACCCGGATGGGCGAAGTGGGCGACGAGGTGCTGCGCGACCGTCGCCACCTCGCCGGCGACGGATTGATTGTGGCGGTGGTTGCCATCAACGGCCAGACCGGGGCGCTTGAACGCGCCCCCGAGGTCATTGCGCGTGGCATGGCCACCGATCCCCGGTTGGACGACCTGCTGCGGGACGCTCCGGCACTGCTCACGTCGGCTCTGGGCGAAGCGCCACGTGACGAACGCACCGACCCGGGTCTGGTGAAAGAACGCATTCGGCTCGAAGTGCAGCGGATGTTCCGCAGGCGAGCCGGCCGGCGCCCCATGGTGCTGCCGGTCGTGATGGAGATGTGA